One Camelina sativa cultivar DH55 chromosome 3, Cs, whole genome shotgun sequence genomic window carries:
- the LOC104777027 gene encoding 60S ribosomal protein L18a-like protein: protein MDEEAAKPRDSTVNQQQQQQYYYGTFQGVANYPTPTPPPQFLPPSQQPIATFPRHAYQNFQGPPGGGFVNYAQGFPVVPDYTVVEVRPMMREHDLPCCGLGMGWFLFIMGFLFGGIPWYLGAFIILVTSVDHREKAGYVACSVASVVYMIAVMLGMAGDVNIW, encoded by the exons ATGGACGAAGAGGCAGCAAAACCTAGAGACTCCACCGTgaatcagcagcagcagcaacaataCTATTACGGAACGTTTCAAGGCGTTGCAAATTATCCTACTCCGACTCCTCCACCGCAATTTCTACCGCCGTCGCAGCAACCGATTGCTACGTTTCCTCGACATGCTTATCAGAATTTCCAAG GTCCTCCTGGTGGTGGTTTTGTGAATTATGCTCAAGGTTTCCCAGTTGTTCCTG attatacagtggTTGAGGTGAGACCTATGATGAGAGAGCATGACCTTCCTTGCTGTGGCTTGGGCATGGGATGGTTTct GTTTATCATGGGCTTCTTGTTCGGTGGGATCCCTTGGTACCTCGGTGCTTTTATTATTCTAGTCACATCTGTTGATCATCGCGAGAAGGCTGGTTACGTAGCCTGCTCAGTCGCA TCTGTTGTGTATATGATCGCCGTCATGCTCGGGATGGCTGGGGATGTTAACATCTGGTGA